One Clostridium sp. CM027 genomic window carries:
- a CDS encoding LacI family DNA-binding transcriptional regulator, which translates to MNIIEVAKLAGVSKSTVSRYLNDGYVSSENRFKIQEIIESTGYTPLRQAKTLRTKITNLIGVIVPKISTETASRVVEGISNEVSKYGYDILIANANLSVDKEIEYLEIFKNNQVDGIIFMATKLTEKHLRIMASIEFPMVVVAQKTENFHCVYYDDYNASKDMVKLLLNKGHTEIAFIGVTEEDISVGFERKRGYMDALKEYGVSCKQEFLKKGDFTMDSGYKLAAELMDQTEKPKAIFAVTDNIAIGAMQYLTEIGYKIPEDISICSIGDSKISRVVTPKLTTAHYFYKTAGEKSAEIMMELLNKNIDYVKENVKNIKLGYRLEVRNSIK; encoded by the coding sequence ATGAATATTATAGAAGTGGCAAAGTTAGCTGGTGTATCTAAGTCTACGGTATCTAGGTATTTAAATGATGGATACGTCAGTAGTGAAAATAGATTCAAAATACAAGAGATAATAGAGAGTACAGGATATACGCCTCTTCGTCAGGCTAAAACTCTAAGAACCAAAATAACAAACCTTATTGGCGTTATTGTTCCTAAAATAAGCACAGAAACTGCTTCTAGAGTTGTTGAGGGGATATCAAATGAAGTATCTAAATATGGTTATGATATACTCATTGCAAATGCAAATTTAAGTGTAGACAAGGAAATTGAGTATTTAGAGATATTTAAAAACAATCAAGTAGACGGCATAATATTCATGGCAACAAAATTAACAGAAAAGCATTTAAGGATTATGGCTAGTATAGAATTTCCAATGGTTGTAGTAGCTCAAAAAACTGAAAATTTTCATTGCGTTTATTATGATGATTACAATGCGTCTAAGGACATGGTTAAGCTACTTTTAAACAAAGGGCATACAGAAATAGCATTTATAGGAGTTACTGAAGAAGATATTTCTGTTGGGTTTGAAAGAAAAAGAGGCTATATGGACGCATTAAAAGAATATGGTGTTTCATGTAAACAAGAGTTTTTGAAAAAAGGTGATTTTACTATGGATTCTGGGTATAAATTAGCAGCGGAATTAATGGATCAAACTGAAAAACCAAAAGCAATTTTTGCTGTAACTGATAATATAGCCATAGGAGCAATGCAATACCTCACAGAGATAGGATACAAGATCCCTGAAGATATATCCATTTGTAGTATCGGAGATTCAAAAATATCTAGAGTAGTAACTCCTAAACTTACAACAGCGCATTATTTTTATAAAACAGCTGGAGAAAAAAGTGCAGAAATAATGATGGAGTTGTTAAACAAAAATATAGACTATGTAAAAGAAAATGTAAAAAATATTAAATTAGGCTATAGACTTGAGGTAAGAAATAGTATAAAATGA